A region of the Candidatus Poribacteria bacterium genome:
CATCGATTACTCGCGATGTATCCGGTGAAGGCGTTCAGCAAGCATTACTCAAGATTCTGGAAGGGACAACCGCGAATGTACCACCACGTGGTGGCAGGAAGCACCCTCATCAAGAGATGATTGAGGTAAATACCAAAAAGGTATTGTTTATTTGCGGCGGAACCTTTATTGGGTTAGATAAAGGCATTAAGGACAGACTCGGAAAGCAAAGTATCGGTTTTGGTTCGACTATCCAACCGAAAAGCGAAACCAAAATTCATGAAATTCTCGCACAGGTGACACCAAAAGATCTTATCAAATACGGATTTATACCGGAGTTGATCGGACGACTTCCAGTTGTTACGACGCTCCACGAATTGGATGCACCGGCGTTGATCCGTATTCTCACGGAACCGAAGAACGCGCTTGTCAAACAATATCGGCGTCTTTTGGCGTATGAAGGTGTGCAATTCCACGCGACTGATGGCGCATTAACCGCTATTGCTGACGAAGTCATTGAACGTGAAACGGGGGCGCGCGGGCTAAGAGCCGTTTTTGAAAAGATTATGCTTGATACCCTATATCGTCTCCCATCACTTGACGATGTTGAAGCATGCCATATCACCGAGGATTCTGTGCGTAACAGTGAACCACCACAACTCACTTATAGAAAATCCGAAGAACTTAAAACTGCTTAACGACAAATTTGTAAATGAACCGTTGCCACTTTGGCAAAACTAATATGCTGGGATTGATGCCTGGCGCTAGGACGAGAACTATGAATCCGACAGCAGGAAAAGAAAATGGAACCGTAAGTTTACCGGTTATTGATTTGTCCCCGGATTTCGATATGTATTCTCCTTTTCCGAAGACGAGATCCTTCCTAAATGCCGCTCGTAAGATGGGGATCCAGGCGACCCGTGCCGCGCTCCGCTCAAATCGGCGGATACTCCTCCTCCACCAAAAAGTGGAGTTGGAAGAAGGAGAAGATGTCGCTCCTGAACATCTCCACACTATTGGTGCTGTCGCGAATATCATTGAATCTTACGAACCTGGGGACGGCACTATCCGTATCGCTATTGCTGCAGAGCAGCGCGCGATTGTTCTCGGGTATACGAAAACGGCTGATTTCTTGCAAGCGGACGTGCAAATTATCCACGAAGAGATCGGGTTAGCAAATGCCGCTGAATCTCTTGTCAAAGATACTAAGAAACTTTTCAATGACTACGCAAAAACAAGGCAGAAGGAGCAGGCGCGCAACTCACAACCGCATGTTTTGACTTTGGAAGAAGTCAAGCAGCTTATTAAAGAGCAAGAAGAACCGGGACCTCTCGCAGATATTATTGCTGGATTTCTCGACCTCAGCGCACCAGAACGCCAAAATGTTATTGAGGAATTCAACCCTATTAAACGTTTACAAGTCGTCATACAGTTTTTGAACGATGCACTTGAGCGCAATGAACTCCGAGATGATATTCACAATCAGGTCCGGGAATCTGTCCAAAAGACCCACCGAGAATTCTATCTTCAGGAACAGATGAAGGTCATTCAGAAGGAGCTCGGCAGGGATGATATCGCTGAAGTCGATGAACTCCGGGAACAGGTCAAAAACGCCGGAATGTCCGAAGAAGCGGAAGAGAAAGCACTTAAGGAACTTGATCGGCTCGCACAGATACCGCCGCAATCTGCCGAATCCGGAGTTATCCGTACTTATGTTGATTGGATACTCGCCTTACCTTGGAAAGAGAGCACTGAGCATCAACTCCAACTTCCCGAAGCGCAACGAATACTTGACGAGGATCACTACGGGTTGGAGAAACCGAAAGAGAATGTACTCGAATACCTCGCTGTCTTACAACTCGTGAAGCATCTTAAAGGTCCTATTATTTGTCTCGTTGGGCCGCCGGGGGTGGGGAAGACCTCGCTCGGTAAATCGGTTGCCCGCGCGACCGGTCGGAAGTTTGTCAGAATGTCGCTCGGCGGCGTTCGAGATGAAGCTGAAATTCGCGGGCACAGACGTACCTATATCGGTGCTATTCCCGGACGTATCATTCAAGGGCTCCGTGATGTAAAGTCGAAAAATCCGCTCTTTTTGCTCGACGAGATTGATAAACTCAGTGCGGATTTCCGGGGTGATCCGGCATCCGCACTCCTTGAAGTTCTCGATCCAGAACAGAATTCCACCTTCCGCGACCATTACATGGATATTGCTTTTGATCTTTCCGATGTGATGTTCATCACGACCGCTAACACGCGGGTTACTATACCGCCTGCGCTCCAGGACCGGATGGAGATCATTGAATTGCCCGGTTATACCGATTTCGAGAAGCATAACATCGCTACCTTCACACCGAACGGACT
Encoded here:
- the lon gene encoding endopeptidase La — encoded protein: MNPTAGKENGTVSLPVIDLSPDFDMYSPFPKTRSFLNAARKMGIQATRAALRSNRRILLLHQKVELEEGEDVAPEHLHTIGAVANIIESYEPGDGTIRIAIAAEQRAIVLGYTKTADFLQADVQIIHEEIGLANAAESLVKDTKKLFNDYAKTRQKEQARNSQPHVLTLEEVKQLIKEQEEPGPLADIIAGFLDLSAPERQNVIEEFNPIKRLQVVIQFLNDALERNELRDDIHNQVRESVQKTHREFYLQEQMKVIQKELGRDDIAEVDELREQVKNAGMSEEAEEKALKELDRLAQIPPQSAESGVIRTYVDWILALPWKESTEHQLQLPEAQRILDEDHYGLEKPKENVLEYLAVLQLVKHLKGPIICLVGPPGVGKTSLGKSVARATGRKFVRMSLGGVRDEAEIRGHRRTYIGAIPGRIIQGLRDVKSKNPLFLLDEIDKLSADFRGDPASALLEVLDPEQNSTFRDHYMDIAFDLSDVMFITTANTRVTIPPALQDRMEIIELPGYTDFEKHNIATFTPNGLIPKQLERHGLSGENITFTDEALYEMIHKYTREAGVRNLERTITTVMRKVAREIVTEETPDLNLEITPTNLSDYLGPAKWTRTKAEERDEVGVATGMVWTQIGGDIVSVEATTMQGEGKLSMTGQLQEVMRESVQTAVAYIRSRAESFRLSNKQFEQQDIHIHIPEGAVPKDGPSAGITVATAILSAFTGKSVRKDIAMTGEITLRGRVLPIGGLKEKALAAYRNGIFDIIIPVDNEKDEVDIPTEIREGIRFHKVNDMMEVLELALTEPVVDPEVPVEMPVATQPSV